One Drosophila virilis strain 15010-1051.87 chromosome 5, Dvir_AGI_RSII-ME, whole genome shotgun sequence DNA window includes the following coding sequences:
- the Hsf gene encoding heat shock factor protein isoform X2, producing MSKTRASFKTVQLKHESTEEEEDDEDQQQQQRPRRNMHTVGETGSGSGVPAFLAKLWRLVDDPDTNNLICWSKDGRSFIIQNQAQFARELLPLNYKHNNMASFIRQLNMYGFHKITSIENGGLRFDRDEIEFSHPCFKRNYPYLLDHIKRKISNTKNVDEKTALKQETVSKVLSDVKAMRGRQDNLDSRFSVMKQENEALWREIASLRQKHAKQQQIVNKLIQFLISIVQPSRNMSGVKRHMQLMINDTPENARKRNASESESEGGPVIHELSEELLDEVMNPNSPYAKQYDAESVSPLAMERPRSNTSITSSQNYDYSNQSAEDFINAQLLNSGDSATNAARSPGGQQVLYTVTEAPDSHVQEQNLQLSPNSLYNSDEQLNVLTTPMVREQEARKRQQLKEKNKQRRDTEIIGQVDLDMSPKASRARSQSKEQPQGNVMPQPVLVKTEPELSSVAGGSMPTLLEQAESNDGDLYNVNFISNDMPTNIFEDDSLMSSAGMDEQAAKLDQQQQFGLTTVNTGKFANAPISFDLSNSNNENPLVTDANLASTSKAAAGVQDINDEQQQQQKQQQQQQQQQQQQQPMTVAKYTGDNGPDSRLSGVDEVTGHLDNMQDELDTLKDLLRGEGVSIDQNMLMGAAPKGVAARMPVLQLTDEELLQKLFNDSDVLDNYGLSFLNDSMGGDKKASSGSELMAYQPNMYDLSDILDTDDNNKPGQDAANGRQMQAQNSVLNTPRHDM from the exons ATGTCCAAAACGCGTGCAAGTTTTAAAACCGTGCAACTAAAGCACGAATCAACTGAAGAAGAGGAGGACGACGaggatcagcagcagcagcagcgaccaCGTCGCAACATGCATACAGTTGGTGAAacgggcagcggcagcggagTGCCTGCCTTTTTGGCGAAACTTTGGCGGCTCGTTGACGATCCCgatacaaataatttaatttgttggaGCAAG GATGGCCGCAGTTTTATTATACAAAATCAGGCGCAATTTGCGCGTGAGCTCTTGCCACTGAACTACAAGCATAACAACATGGCCAGCTTTATACGTCAGTTGAATATGT ATGGTTTTCATAAGATCACCTCGATTGAGAATGGGGGGCTACGATTTGATCGCGATGAAATTGAGTTTTCACACCCGTGCTTTAAGCGAAATTATCCCTATCTACTTGATCACATCAAGCGCAAAATATCTAATACAAAGAACGTGGATGAGAAGACCGCGCTAAAGCAGGAGACTGTATCCAAGGTGCTGAGCGATGTCAAGGCTATGCGCGGCCGTCAAGACAATTTGGACTCGCGCTTTTCGGTGATGAAGCAGGAAAACGAGGCTCTGTGGCGCGAAATAGCCTCACTGCGCCAGAAGCACGCCAAACAGCAACAGATAGTCAACAAGTTGATACAATTTCTAATCTCGATAGTGCAGCCATCGCGTAACATGTCTGGCGTCAAACGTCACATGCAACTGATGATCAACGATACACCGGAAAATGCCCGTAAGCGTAATGCCAGTGAATCGGAAAGCGAAGGCGGCCCTGTCATACATGAGCTTAGCGAGGAGCTACTTGACGAGGTAATGAACCCAAACAGCCCATATGCTAAGCAGTATGATGCAGAGAGCGTCTCACCGCTGGCTATGGAGCGACCACGTTCCAATACAAGCATCACAAGTTCTCAAAATTACGACTACTCGAATCAGAGCGCCGAGGATTTTATTAATGCTCAGCTATTGAATAGCGGAGATTCTGCAACAAACGCTGCCCGTTCGCCTGGTGGCCAGCAAGTGCTATACACCGTCACAGAAGCACCCGATTCGCATGTACAGGAGCAAAACCTGCAGCTCAGTCCCAACAGTCTTTACAACAGCGATGAGCAGCTGAATGTGCTTACCACCCCCATGGTGCGCGAGCAGGAGGCACGCAAGCGTCAACAGCTTAAGGAGAAAAACAAACAGCGTCGCGATACAGAAATCATTGGCCAGGTCGATTTGGATATGTCCCCGAAAGCTTCGCGCGCACGCTCACAGTCTAAAGAACAGCCACAGGGCAATGTCATGCCGCAGCCAGTTCTGGTGAAGACGGAGCCGGAGTTAAGCAGTGTAGCTGGAGGTAGCATGCCAACCTTGTTGGAGCAGGCTGAGTCAAACGACGGGGATCTGTACAATGTCAATTTTATAAGCAACGATATGCCAACGAATATTTTTGAA GATGACTCGTTGATGTCTAGTGCTGGCATGGATGAGCAAGCCGCCAAGCTggatcaacagcagcagttcgGACTCACCACTGTGAACACCGGAAAGTTTGCAAATGCGCCGATCAGCTTTGATTTGTCCAATAGTAACAATGAGAATCCTTTGGTGACCGACGCGAATTTGGCATCTACTTCAAAAGCGGCTGCTGGGGTGCAGGATATCAAtgatgaacaacaacaacaacagaaacagcagcagcagcagcaacaacaacagcagcagcaacaaccgaTGACCGTGGCCAAGTACACAGGAGATAATGGACCCGACTCACGGTTGAGTGGCGT tgaTGAGGTAACCGGTCACTTGGATAATATGCAAGATGAGCTAGACACACTCAAGGATCTGCTGCGCGGCGAAGGCGTTTCCATTGATCAGAACATGCTTATGGGC GCTGCGCCAAAGGGCGTTGCTGCCAGGATGCCCGTTTTGCAGCTGACCGACGAGGAACTACTACAGAAG CTCTTTAATGATTCTGACGTGTTGGATAATTATGGTCTGTCCTTTTTGAATGATAGCATGGGCGGCGATAAGAAAG CGAGCAGCGGCTCCGAGCTAATGGCCTATCAGCCCAATATGTATGATCTCTCTGACATTTTGGACACAGACGATAATAACAAGCCAGGCCAAGATGCAGCCAACGGTCGCCAAATGCAGGCACAAAATTCCGTGCTAAATACGCCGCGACATGATATGTAG
- the Hsf gene encoding heat shock factor protein isoform X3: protein MSKTRASFKTVQLKHESTEEEEDDEDQQQQQRPRRNMHTVGETGSGSGVPAFLAKLWRLVDDPDTNNLICWSKDGRSFIIQNQAQFARELLPLNYKHNNMASFIRQLNMYGFHKITSIENGGLRFDRDEIEFSHPCFKRNYPYLLDHIKRKISNTKNVDEKTALKQETVSKVLSDVKAMRGRQDNLDSRFSVMKQENEALWREIASLRQKHAKQQQIVNKLIQFLISIVQPSRNMSGVKRHMQLMINDTPENARKRNASESESEGGPVIHELSEELLDEVMNPNSPYAKQYDAESVSPLAMERPRSNTSITSSQNYDYSNQSAEDFINAQLLNSGDSATNAARSPGGQQVLYTVTEAPDSHVQEQNLQLSPNSLYNSDEQLNVLTTPMVREQEARKRQQLKEKNKQRRDTEIIGQVDLDMSPKASRARSQSKEQPQGNVMPQPVLVKTEPELSSVAGGSMPTLLEQAESNDGDLYNVNFISNDMPTNIFEDDSLMSSAGMDEQAAKLDQQQQFGLTTVNTGKFANAPISFDLSNSNNENPLVTDANLASTSKAAAGVQDINDEQQQQQKQQQQQQQQQQQQQPMTVAKYTGDNGPDSRDEVTGHLDNMQDELDTLKDLLRGEGVSIDQNMLMGAAPKGVAARMPVLQLTDEELLQKVSALFNDSDVLDNYGLSFLNDSMGGDKKASSGSELMAYQPNMYDLSDILDTDDNNKPGQDAANGRQMQAQNSVLNTPRHDM from the exons ATGTCCAAAACGCGTGCAAGTTTTAAAACCGTGCAACTAAAGCACGAATCAACTGAAGAAGAGGAGGACGACGaggatcagcagcagcagcagcgaccaCGTCGCAACATGCATACAGTTGGTGAAacgggcagcggcagcggagTGCCTGCCTTTTTGGCGAAACTTTGGCGGCTCGTTGACGATCCCgatacaaataatttaatttgttggaGCAAG GATGGCCGCAGTTTTATTATACAAAATCAGGCGCAATTTGCGCGTGAGCTCTTGCCACTGAACTACAAGCATAACAACATGGCCAGCTTTATACGTCAGTTGAATATGT ATGGTTTTCATAAGATCACCTCGATTGAGAATGGGGGGCTACGATTTGATCGCGATGAAATTGAGTTTTCACACCCGTGCTTTAAGCGAAATTATCCCTATCTACTTGATCACATCAAGCGCAAAATATCTAATACAAAGAACGTGGATGAGAAGACCGCGCTAAAGCAGGAGACTGTATCCAAGGTGCTGAGCGATGTCAAGGCTATGCGCGGCCGTCAAGACAATTTGGACTCGCGCTTTTCGGTGATGAAGCAGGAAAACGAGGCTCTGTGGCGCGAAATAGCCTCACTGCGCCAGAAGCACGCCAAACAGCAACAGATAGTCAACAAGTTGATACAATTTCTAATCTCGATAGTGCAGCCATCGCGTAACATGTCTGGCGTCAAACGTCACATGCAACTGATGATCAACGATACACCGGAAAATGCCCGTAAGCGTAATGCCAGTGAATCGGAAAGCGAAGGCGGCCCTGTCATACATGAGCTTAGCGAGGAGCTACTTGACGAGGTAATGAACCCAAACAGCCCATATGCTAAGCAGTATGATGCAGAGAGCGTCTCACCGCTGGCTATGGAGCGACCACGTTCCAATACAAGCATCACAAGTTCTCAAAATTACGACTACTCGAATCAGAGCGCCGAGGATTTTATTAATGCTCAGCTATTGAATAGCGGAGATTCTGCAACAAACGCTGCCCGTTCGCCTGGTGGCCAGCAAGTGCTATACACCGTCACAGAAGCACCCGATTCGCATGTACAGGAGCAAAACCTGCAGCTCAGTCCCAACAGTCTTTACAACAGCGATGAGCAGCTGAATGTGCTTACCACCCCCATGGTGCGCGAGCAGGAGGCACGCAAGCGTCAACAGCTTAAGGAGAAAAACAAACAGCGTCGCGATACAGAAATCATTGGCCAGGTCGATTTGGATATGTCCCCGAAAGCTTCGCGCGCACGCTCACAGTCTAAAGAACAGCCACAGGGCAATGTCATGCCGCAGCCAGTTCTGGTGAAGACGGAGCCGGAGTTAAGCAGTGTAGCTGGAGGTAGCATGCCAACCTTGTTGGAGCAGGCTGAGTCAAACGACGGGGATCTGTACAATGTCAATTTTATAAGCAACGATATGCCAACGAATATTTTTGAA GATGACTCGTTGATGTCTAGTGCTGGCATGGATGAGCAAGCCGCCAAGCTggatcaacagcagcagttcgGACTCACCACTGTGAACACCGGAAAGTTTGCAAATGCGCCGATCAGCTTTGATTTGTCCAATAGTAACAATGAGAATCCTTTGGTGACCGACGCGAATTTGGCATCTACTTCAAAAGCGGCTGCTGGGGTGCAGGATATCAAtgatgaacaacaacaacaacagaaacagcagcagcagcagcaacaacaacagcagcagcaacaaccgaTGACCGTGGCCAAGTACACAGGAGATAATGGACCCGACTCACG tgaTGAGGTAACCGGTCACTTGGATAATATGCAAGATGAGCTAGACACACTCAAGGATCTGCTGCGCGGCGAAGGCGTTTCCATTGATCAGAACATGCTTATGGGC GCTGCGCCAAAGGGCGTTGCTGCCAGGATGCCCGTTTTGCAGCTGACCGACGAGGAACTACTACAGAAGGTCAGCGCG CTCTTTAATGATTCTGACGTGTTGGATAATTATGGTCTGTCCTTTTTGAATGATAGCATGGGCGGCGATAAGAAAG CGAGCAGCGGCTCCGAGCTAATGGCCTATCAGCCCAATATGTATGATCTCTCTGACATTTTGGACACAGACGATAATAACAAGCCAGGCCAAGATGCAGCCAACGGTCGCCAAATGCAGGCACAAAATTCCGTGCTAAATACGCCGCGACATGATATGTAG
- the Hsf gene encoding heat shock factor protein isoform X4, whose product MSKTRASFKTVQLKHESTEEEEDDEDQQQQQRPRRNMHTVGETGSGSGVPAFLAKLWRLVDDPDTNNLICWSKDGRSFIIQNQAQFARELLPLNYKHNNMASFIRQLNMYGFHKITSIENGGLRFDRDEIEFSHPCFKRNYPYLLDHIKRKISNTKNVDEKTALKQETVSKVLSDVKAMRGRQDNLDSRFSVMKQENEALWREIASLRQKHAKQQQIVNKLIQFLISIVQPSRNMSGVKRHMQLMINDTPENARKRNASESESEGGPVIHELSEELLDEVMNPNSPYAKQYDAESVSPLAMERPRSNTSITSSQNYDYSNQSAEDFINAQLLNSGDSATNAARSPGGQQVLYTVTEAPDSHVQEQNLQLSPNSLYNSDEQLNVLTTPMVREQEARKRQQLKEKNKQRRDTEIIGQVDLDMSPKASRARSQSKEQPQGNVMPQPVLVKTEPELSSVAGGSMPTLLEQAESNDGDLYNVNFISNDMPTNIFEDDSLMSSAGMDEQAAKLDQQQQFGLTTVNTGKFANAPISFDLSNSNNENPLVTDANLASTSKAAAGVQDINDEQQQQQKQQQQQQQQQQQQQPMTVAKYTGDNGPDSRLSGVDEVTGHLDNMQDELDTLKDLLRGEGVSIDQNMLMGLFNDSDVLDNYGLSFLNDSMGGDKKASSGSELMAYQPNMYDLSDILDTDDNNKPGQDAANGRQMQAQNSVLNTPRHDM is encoded by the exons ATGTCCAAAACGCGTGCAAGTTTTAAAACCGTGCAACTAAAGCACGAATCAACTGAAGAAGAGGAGGACGACGaggatcagcagcagcagcagcgaccaCGTCGCAACATGCATACAGTTGGTGAAacgggcagcggcagcggagTGCCTGCCTTTTTGGCGAAACTTTGGCGGCTCGTTGACGATCCCgatacaaataatttaatttgttggaGCAAG GATGGCCGCAGTTTTATTATACAAAATCAGGCGCAATTTGCGCGTGAGCTCTTGCCACTGAACTACAAGCATAACAACATGGCCAGCTTTATACGTCAGTTGAATATGT ATGGTTTTCATAAGATCACCTCGATTGAGAATGGGGGGCTACGATTTGATCGCGATGAAATTGAGTTTTCACACCCGTGCTTTAAGCGAAATTATCCCTATCTACTTGATCACATCAAGCGCAAAATATCTAATACAAAGAACGTGGATGAGAAGACCGCGCTAAAGCAGGAGACTGTATCCAAGGTGCTGAGCGATGTCAAGGCTATGCGCGGCCGTCAAGACAATTTGGACTCGCGCTTTTCGGTGATGAAGCAGGAAAACGAGGCTCTGTGGCGCGAAATAGCCTCACTGCGCCAGAAGCACGCCAAACAGCAACAGATAGTCAACAAGTTGATACAATTTCTAATCTCGATAGTGCAGCCATCGCGTAACATGTCTGGCGTCAAACGTCACATGCAACTGATGATCAACGATACACCGGAAAATGCCCGTAAGCGTAATGCCAGTGAATCGGAAAGCGAAGGCGGCCCTGTCATACATGAGCTTAGCGAGGAGCTACTTGACGAGGTAATGAACCCAAACAGCCCATATGCTAAGCAGTATGATGCAGAGAGCGTCTCACCGCTGGCTATGGAGCGACCACGTTCCAATACAAGCATCACAAGTTCTCAAAATTACGACTACTCGAATCAGAGCGCCGAGGATTTTATTAATGCTCAGCTATTGAATAGCGGAGATTCTGCAACAAACGCTGCCCGTTCGCCTGGTGGCCAGCAAGTGCTATACACCGTCACAGAAGCACCCGATTCGCATGTACAGGAGCAAAACCTGCAGCTCAGTCCCAACAGTCTTTACAACAGCGATGAGCAGCTGAATGTGCTTACCACCCCCATGGTGCGCGAGCAGGAGGCACGCAAGCGTCAACAGCTTAAGGAGAAAAACAAACAGCGTCGCGATACAGAAATCATTGGCCAGGTCGATTTGGATATGTCCCCGAAAGCTTCGCGCGCACGCTCACAGTCTAAAGAACAGCCACAGGGCAATGTCATGCCGCAGCCAGTTCTGGTGAAGACGGAGCCGGAGTTAAGCAGTGTAGCTGGAGGTAGCATGCCAACCTTGTTGGAGCAGGCTGAGTCAAACGACGGGGATCTGTACAATGTCAATTTTATAAGCAACGATATGCCAACGAATATTTTTGAA GATGACTCGTTGATGTCTAGTGCTGGCATGGATGAGCAAGCCGCCAAGCTggatcaacagcagcagttcgGACTCACCACTGTGAACACCGGAAAGTTTGCAAATGCGCCGATCAGCTTTGATTTGTCCAATAGTAACAATGAGAATCCTTTGGTGACCGACGCGAATTTGGCATCTACTTCAAAAGCGGCTGCTGGGGTGCAGGATATCAAtgatgaacaacaacaacaacagaaacagcagcagcagcagcaacaacaacagcagcagcaacaaccgaTGACCGTGGCCAAGTACACAGGAGATAATGGACCCGACTCACGGTTGAGTGGCGT tgaTGAGGTAACCGGTCACTTGGATAATATGCAAGATGAGCTAGACACACTCAAGGATCTGCTGCGCGGCGAAGGCGTTTCCATTGATCAGAACATGCTTATGGGC CTCTTTAATGATTCTGACGTGTTGGATAATTATGGTCTGTCCTTTTTGAATGATAGCATGGGCGGCGATAAGAAAG CGAGCAGCGGCTCCGAGCTAATGGCCTATCAGCCCAATATGTATGATCTCTCTGACATTTTGGACACAGACGATAATAACAAGCCAGGCCAAGATGCAGCCAACGGTCGCCAAATGCAGGCACAAAATTCCGTGCTAAATACGCCGCGACATGATATGTAG
- the Hsf gene encoding heat shock factor protein isoform X1, whose amino-acid sequence MSKTRASFKTVQLKHESTEEEEDDEDQQQQQRPRRNMHTVGETGSGSGVPAFLAKLWRLVDDPDTNNLICWSKDGRSFIIQNQAQFARELLPLNYKHNNMASFIRQLNMYGFHKITSIENGGLRFDRDEIEFSHPCFKRNYPYLLDHIKRKISNTKNVDEKTALKQETVSKVLSDVKAMRGRQDNLDSRFSVMKQENEALWREIASLRQKHAKQQQIVNKLIQFLISIVQPSRNMSGVKRHMQLMINDTPENARKRNASESESEGGPVIHELSEELLDEVMNPNSPYAKQYDAESVSPLAMERPRSNTSITSSQNYDYSNQSAEDFINAQLLNSGDSATNAARSPGGQQVLYTVTEAPDSHVQEQNLQLSPNSLYNSDEQLNVLTTPMVREQEARKRQQLKEKNKQRRDTEIIGQVDLDMSPKASRARSQSKEQPQGNVMPQPVLVKTEPELSSVAGGSMPTLLEQAESNDGDLYNVNFISNDMPTNIFEDDSLMSSAGMDEQAAKLDQQQQFGLTTVNTGKFANAPISFDLSNSNNENPLVTDANLASTSKAAAGVQDINDEQQQQQKQQQQQQQQQQQQQPMTVAKYTGDNGPDSRLSGVDEVTGHLDNMQDELDTLKDLLRGEGVSIDQNMLMGAAPKGVAARMPVLQLTDEELLQKVSALFNDSDVLDNYGLSFLNDSMGGDKKASSGSELMAYQPNMYDLSDILDTDDNNKPGQDAANGRQMQAQNSVLNTPRHDM is encoded by the exons ATGTCCAAAACGCGTGCAAGTTTTAAAACCGTGCAACTAAAGCACGAATCAACTGAAGAAGAGGAGGACGACGaggatcagcagcagcagcagcgaccaCGTCGCAACATGCATACAGTTGGTGAAacgggcagcggcagcggagTGCCTGCCTTTTTGGCGAAACTTTGGCGGCTCGTTGACGATCCCgatacaaataatttaatttgttggaGCAAG GATGGCCGCAGTTTTATTATACAAAATCAGGCGCAATTTGCGCGTGAGCTCTTGCCACTGAACTACAAGCATAACAACATGGCCAGCTTTATACGTCAGTTGAATATGT ATGGTTTTCATAAGATCACCTCGATTGAGAATGGGGGGCTACGATTTGATCGCGATGAAATTGAGTTTTCACACCCGTGCTTTAAGCGAAATTATCCCTATCTACTTGATCACATCAAGCGCAAAATATCTAATACAAAGAACGTGGATGAGAAGACCGCGCTAAAGCAGGAGACTGTATCCAAGGTGCTGAGCGATGTCAAGGCTATGCGCGGCCGTCAAGACAATTTGGACTCGCGCTTTTCGGTGATGAAGCAGGAAAACGAGGCTCTGTGGCGCGAAATAGCCTCACTGCGCCAGAAGCACGCCAAACAGCAACAGATAGTCAACAAGTTGATACAATTTCTAATCTCGATAGTGCAGCCATCGCGTAACATGTCTGGCGTCAAACGTCACATGCAACTGATGATCAACGATACACCGGAAAATGCCCGTAAGCGTAATGCCAGTGAATCGGAAAGCGAAGGCGGCCCTGTCATACATGAGCTTAGCGAGGAGCTACTTGACGAGGTAATGAACCCAAACAGCCCATATGCTAAGCAGTATGATGCAGAGAGCGTCTCACCGCTGGCTATGGAGCGACCACGTTCCAATACAAGCATCACAAGTTCTCAAAATTACGACTACTCGAATCAGAGCGCCGAGGATTTTATTAATGCTCAGCTATTGAATAGCGGAGATTCTGCAACAAACGCTGCCCGTTCGCCTGGTGGCCAGCAAGTGCTATACACCGTCACAGAAGCACCCGATTCGCATGTACAGGAGCAAAACCTGCAGCTCAGTCCCAACAGTCTTTACAACAGCGATGAGCAGCTGAATGTGCTTACCACCCCCATGGTGCGCGAGCAGGAGGCACGCAAGCGTCAACAGCTTAAGGAGAAAAACAAACAGCGTCGCGATACAGAAATCATTGGCCAGGTCGATTTGGATATGTCCCCGAAAGCTTCGCGCGCACGCTCACAGTCTAAAGAACAGCCACAGGGCAATGTCATGCCGCAGCCAGTTCTGGTGAAGACGGAGCCGGAGTTAAGCAGTGTAGCTGGAGGTAGCATGCCAACCTTGTTGGAGCAGGCTGAGTCAAACGACGGGGATCTGTACAATGTCAATTTTATAAGCAACGATATGCCAACGAATATTTTTGAA GATGACTCGTTGATGTCTAGTGCTGGCATGGATGAGCAAGCCGCCAAGCTggatcaacagcagcagttcgGACTCACCACTGTGAACACCGGAAAGTTTGCAAATGCGCCGATCAGCTTTGATTTGTCCAATAGTAACAATGAGAATCCTTTGGTGACCGACGCGAATTTGGCATCTACTTCAAAAGCGGCTGCTGGGGTGCAGGATATCAAtgatgaacaacaacaacaacagaaacagcagcagcagcagcaacaacaacagcagcagcaacaaccgaTGACCGTGGCCAAGTACACAGGAGATAATGGACCCGACTCACGGTTGAGTGGCGT tgaTGAGGTAACCGGTCACTTGGATAATATGCAAGATGAGCTAGACACACTCAAGGATCTGCTGCGCGGCGAAGGCGTTTCCATTGATCAGAACATGCTTATGGGC GCTGCGCCAAAGGGCGTTGCTGCCAGGATGCCCGTTTTGCAGCTGACCGACGAGGAACTACTACAGAAGGTCAGCGCG CTCTTTAATGATTCTGACGTGTTGGATAATTATGGTCTGTCCTTTTTGAATGATAGCATGGGCGGCGATAAGAAAG CGAGCAGCGGCTCCGAGCTAATGGCCTATCAGCCCAATATGTATGATCTCTCTGACATTTTGGACACAGACGATAATAACAAGCCAGGCCAAGATGCAGCCAACGGTCGCCAAATGCAGGCACAAAATTCCGTGCTAAATACGCCGCGACATGATATGTAG
- the Hsf gene encoding heat shock factor protein isoform X6, which produces MSKTRASFKTVQLKHESTEEEEDDEDQQQQQRPRRNMHTVGETGSGSGVPAFLAKLWRLVDDPDTNNLICWSKDGRSFIIQNQAQFARELLPLNYKHNNMASFIRQLNMYGFHKITSIENGGLRFDRDEIEFSHPCFKRNYPYLLDHIKRKISNTKNVDEKTALKQETVSKVLSDVKAMRGRQDNLDSRFSVMKQENEALWREIASLRQKHAKQQQIVNKLIQFLISIVQPSRNMSGVKRHMQLMINDTPENARKRNASESESEGGPVIHELSEELLDESAEDFINAQLLNSGDSATNAARSPGGQQVLYTVTEAPDSHVQEQNLQLSPNSLYNSDEQLNVLTTPMVREQEARKRQQLKEKNKQRRDTEIIGQVDLDMSPKASRARSQSKEQPQGNVMPQPVLVKTEPELSSVAGGSMPTLLEQAESNDGDLYNVNFISNDMPTNIFEDDSLMSSAGMDEQAAKLDQQQQFGLTTVNTGKFANAPISFDLSNSNNENPLVTDANLASTSKAAAGVQDINDEQQQQQKQQQQQQQQQQQQQPMTVAKYTGDNGPDSRLSGVDEVTGHLDNMQDELDTLKDLLRGEGVSIDQNMLMGAAPKGVAARMPVLQLTDEELLQKVSALFNDSDVLDNYGLSFLNDSMGGDKKASSGSELMAYQPNMYDLSDILDTDDNNKPGQDAANGRQMQAQNSVLNTPRHDM; this is translated from the exons ATGTCCAAAACGCGTGCAAGTTTTAAAACCGTGCAACTAAAGCACGAATCAACTGAAGAAGAGGAGGACGACGaggatcagcagcagcagcagcgaccaCGTCGCAACATGCATACAGTTGGTGAAacgggcagcggcagcggagTGCCTGCCTTTTTGGCGAAACTTTGGCGGCTCGTTGACGATCCCgatacaaataatttaatttgttggaGCAAG GATGGCCGCAGTTTTATTATACAAAATCAGGCGCAATTTGCGCGTGAGCTCTTGCCACTGAACTACAAGCATAACAACATGGCCAGCTTTATACGTCAGTTGAATATGT ATGGTTTTCATAAGATCACCTCGATTGAGAATGGGGGGCTACGATTTGATCGCGATGAAATTGAGTTTTCACACCCGTGCTTTAAGCGAAATTATCCCTATCTACTTGATCACATCAAGCGCAAAATATCTAATACAAAGAACGTGGATGAGAAGACCGCGCTAAAGCAGGAGACTGTATCCAAGGTGCTGAGCGATGTCAAGGCTATGCGCGGCCGTCAAGACAATTTGGACTCGCGCTTTTCGGTGATGAAGCAGGAAAACGAGGCTCTGTGGCGCGAAATAGCCTCACTGCGCCAGAAGCACGCCAAACAGCAACAGATAGTCAACAAGTTGATACAATTTCTAATCTCGATAGTGCAGCCATCGCGTAACATGTCTGGCGTCAAACGTCACATGCAACTGATGATCAACGATACACCGGAAAATGCCCGTAAGCGTAATGCCAGTGAATCGGAAAGCGAAGGCGGCCCTGTCATACATGAGCTTAGCGAGGAGCTACTTGACGAG AGCGCCGAGGATTTTATTAATGCTCAGCTATTGAATAGCGGAGATTCTGCAACAAACGCTGCCCGTTCGCCTGGTGGCCAGCAAGTGCTATACACCGTCACAGAAGCACCCGATTCGCATGTACAGGAGCAAAACCTGCAGCTCAGTCCCAACAGTCTTTACAACAGCGATGAGCAGCTGAATGTGCTTACCACCCCCATGGTGCGCGAGCAGGAGGCACGCAAGCGTCAACAGCTTAAGGAGAAAAACAAACAGCGTCGCGATACAGAAATCATTGGCCAGGTCGATTTGGATATGTCCCCGAAAGCTTCGCGCGCACGCTCACAGTCTAAAGAACAGCCACAGGGCAATGTCATGCCGCAGCCAGTTCTGGTGAAGACGGAGCCGGAGTTAAGCAGTGTAGCTGGAGGTAGCATGCCAACCTTGTTGGAGCAGGCTGAGTCAAACGACGGGGATCTGTACAATGTCAATTTTATAAGCAACGATATGCCAACGAATATTTTTGAA GATGACTCGTTGATGTCTAGTGCTGGCATGGATGAGCAAGCCGCCAAGCTggatcaacagcagcagttcgGACTCACCACTGTGAACACCGGAAAGTTTGCAAATGCGCCGATCAGCTTTGATTTGTCCAATAGTAACAATGAGAATCCTTTGGTGACCGACGCGAATTTGGCATCTACTTCAAAAGCGGCTGCTGGGGTGCAGGATATCAAtgatgaacaacaacaacaacagaaacagcagcagcagcagcaacaacaacagcagcagcaacaaccgaTGACCGTGGCCAAGTACACAGGAGATAATGGACCCGACTCACGGTTGAGTGGCGT tgaTGAGGTAACCGGTCACTTGGATAATATGCAAGATGAGCTAGACACACTCAAGGATCTGCTGCGCGGCGAAGGCGTTTCCATTGATCAGAACATGCTTATGGGC GCTGCGCCAAAGGGCGTTGCTGCCAGGATGCCCGTTTTGCAGCTGACCGACGAGGAACTACTACAGAAGGTCAGCGCG CTCTTTAATGATTCTGACGTGTTGGATAATTATGGTCTGTCCTTTTTGAATGATAGCATGGGCGGCGATAAGAAAG CGAGCAGCGGCTCCGAGCTAATGGCCTATCAGCCCAATATGTATGATCTCTCTGACATTTTGGACACAGACGATAATAACAAGCCAGGCCAAGATGCAGCCAACGGTCGCCAAATGCAGGCACAAAATTCCGTGCTAAATACGCCGCGACATGATATGTAG